In one window of Cytophagaceae bacterium ABcell3 DNA:
- a CDS encoding prepilin-type N-terminal cleavage/methylation domain-containing protein, whose protein sequence is MKKKRFYWSNNVRAFTILELTVAMVLSGIIIISAYNSYFFLFKGTQSLISKSKEKHDFIRFHSLFSYDFFTCKKAVLDQNQVQMDNSSSGVKYVWLEECIVRLYNNVPDTFKLVNKGVSGYFEGDEILVPGHVCDAIEFDYYAKDSLYKVSFEKVYLPDFYLNSQPVQY, encoded by the coding sequence GTGAAAAAAAAGAGATTTTATTGGTCAAATAATGTTCGAGCATTTACTATATTAGAGCTAACAGTAGCTATGGTCCTTTCGGGGATAATCATTATAAGTGCTTATAATAGCTATTTTTTCCTTTTTAAAGGTACTCAAAGTTTAATTAGTAAAAGTAAAGAAAAGCATGATTTTATAAGGTTTCACTCTTTGTTTTCCTATGACTTTTTTACATGCAAAAAGGCTGTGCTTGACCAAAACCAAGTTCAGATGGACAATTCCAGTTCAGGCGTTAAATACGTTTGGCTTGAGGAATGTATTGTAAGGCTTTATAATAATGTTCCTGATACATTTAAGTTGGTTAATAAAGGAGTGTCGGGTTATTTTGAAGGTGACGAGATTCTTGTGCCTGGACATGTGTGCGATGCCATTGAATTTGATTACTATGCAAAGGATTCTCTTTATAAGGTTTCTTTTGAGAAGGTTTACTTACCTGACTTTTATTTAAACTCTCAACCTGTTCAATATTAG
- a CDS encoding type II secretion system F family protein, whose translation MPEIELSSVINKRKKKVQESSEESSITRLLNTEISLFSYKLSDKKKEAFFHELALLLEAGIDIKTALELILDSTSNKKDKGIFNAIKESVIRGNTLSEALASKKVFSDYELFSIEIGEETGKLVKVLDELAKYYKTRIKQKRQAVSALTYPVIVFSTSMGVTVFMLNVIVPMFADVFSRFGGELPYITQLVMDASDLFGTYFFPTFLVIGSVVAFLYMNRNKAWFKKSSSRVILKVPVLGELVRKIYLARFCNTLHLLISAKIPLLRSLNLVRQMISFYPLETALVHVEGKILHGAPLHEALQEFPVFHKRMVSLIKVGEEVNRLEEFFGRISLQYEEDIEHQSKVLTTVIEPLMMIFLGFIVGIILVAMYLPMFKMNSFF comes from the coding sequence ATGCCAGAAATAGAACTAAGTTCGGTTATTAACAAAAGAAAGAAGAAGGTTCAAGAATCTTCTGAAGAGAGTTCTATTACTCGATTGTTGAACACTGAAATATCTTTATTTTCTTATAAGCTGTCTGATAAAAAGAAAGAAGCTTTTTTTCATGAATTAGCGCTTTTACTGGAAGCTGGTATAGATATAAAAACAGCTCTCGAGCTTATTCTAGATAGTACATCAAATAAAAAAGATAAGGGGATTTTTAATGCTATAAAAGAATCTGTTATTAGAGGGAATACTTTGTCAGAAGCACTTGCTTCAAAAAAAGTATTTTCGGATTACGAATTGTTTAGCATAGAAATTGGAGAAGAAACTGGTAAGCTTGTTAAAGTTCTTGATGAATTAGCCAAGTATTATAAGACAAGAATAAAACAAAAAAGGCAAGCTGTAAGTGCGCTTACATATCCTGTTATAGTTTTTTCAACGTCAATGGGAGTTACGGTCTTTATGCTAAATGTTATAGTCCCAATGTTTGCAGATGTATTTAGTAGGTTTGGGGGAGAACTCCCTTATATAACTCAACTTGTAATGGACGCTTCTGATTTATTTGGGACATATTTTTTCCCAACCTTTTTGGTTATAGGCTCTGTGGTGGCGTTCTTATACATGAACAGGAATAAAGCTTGGTTTAAGAAAAGTAGTTCTAGGGTTATTCTTAAGGTTCCTGTTTTAGGAGAGTTGGTGCGTAAAATCTATCTTGCCCGTTTTTGTAACACGCTTCATTTATTAATAAGCGCAAAGATCCCTTTGTTAAGATCATTGAACCTGGTTCGTCAAATGATATCATTCTATCCATTGGAAACAGCATTAGTTCATGTTGAAGGTAAAATTTTACATGGTGCACCCTTGCATGAGGCATTGCAAGAATTTCCTGTTTTTCATAAAAGAATGGTTTCTTTAATTAAAGTAGGGGAGGAGGTTAATAGGCTAGAGGAGTTTTTCGGTAGAATTTCTTTACAATATGAAGAAGATATTGAGCATCAGTCAAAAGTTCTTACAACGGTAATTGAACCTTTAATGATGATTTTTTTAGGCTTTATTGTTGGAATTATTTTGGTAGCCATGTATTTGCCAATGTTTAAGATGAACTCATTCTTTTAA
- a CDS encoding ISL3 family transposase — MNSIEIFQLALQLTKPWSVTDVRFQEASNGKQELHITISFERGFVFEPESKVHDTQYRTWRHLNFFEHECYLHCKVPRIKTTDGKVKTVEVPWARKGSGFTLLFEAFSMALIEREMPVNKAADLVNEYPQRIWNIFNYWIQIAYRADDQSSVTQLGIDETSVRKGHDYVTVAADLATRRVIHVTPGKDRHTIGRIKDHLKAKGVEHLSITDACIDMSTGFIAGMLEHFPNTSVTFDKFHVVKLLNEAMDDVRKREVREHSILKGHKYTLLKSTHKLSAKQKQDRQVLIELLPTIGKAYRLKTLFQSFWEFKTKEEGSAFLAYWCDLVEEEGLYAFKKFVNTIKSHWQGITNYVESQIANGVMEGINSKIQLAKRRARGYRNITNFINMIYFISSKLKFNYPQYST; from the coding sequence ATGAACAGTATCGAAATATTTCAATTGGCTTTGCAGTTAACAAAGCCTTGGTCGGTAACCGATGTTAGGTTTCAGGAAGCATCCAATGGTAAACAAGAACTTCATATAACCATTAGCTTTGAGCGTGGTTTCGTATTTGAACCAGAAAGTAAAGTTCATGATACTCAATATAGGACTTGGCGTCACCTCAATTTTTTTGAACATGAATGTTATCTTCATTGCAAAGTCCCTCGAATCAAAACAACGGATGGAAAGGTAAAAACCGTGGAAGTGCCGTGGGCTAGAAAAGGAAGTGGTTTTACTTTGTTGTTTGAGGCTTTTAGCATGGCTTTGATTGAGCGAGAGATGCCCGTGAACAAAGCAGCTGATTTAGTGAATGAGTACCCACAGCGCATATGGAATATATTTAACTACTGGATACAAATTGCCTATCGGGCAGATGATCAAAGCTCGGTGACCCAATTGGGTATTGATGAGACTTCTGTAAGAAAAGGACATGATTATGTGACCGTAGCAGCAGATTTGGCTACTCGCCGTGTGATTCATGTTACTCCAGGCAAGGATCGGCACACTATCGGAAGAATTAAAGACCATTTAAAAGCAAAGGGTGTTGAACATCTGTCAATTACCGACGCATGCATTGATATGTCTACAGGTTTTATCGCAGGCATGCTCGAACATTTTCCTAACACCTCGGTAACATTTGATAAATTTCATGTAGTCAAACTGCTTAATGAAGCTATGGACGATGTACGTAAGCGAGAAGTCCGAGAACACTCAATACTTAAAGGACACAAATACACGCTATTAAAGTCCACACACAAACTTAGCGCTAAACAGAAGCAGGACCGGCAGGTACTTATTGAACTGTTACCAACTATTGGGAAGGCTTATCGGTTAAAGACCTTATTTCAGAGCTTTTGGGAGTTTAAAACAAAAGAAGAGGGCTCTGCTTTCTTGGCTTACTGGTGTGACCTTGTTGAAGAGGAAGGCTTGTATGCCTTCAAGAAGTTTGTAAACACAATAAAGTCCCACTGGCAAGGAATTACCAATTATGTCGAGTCCCAGATTGCCAATGGTGTCATGGAAGGGATTAACAGCAAAATACAACTAGCTAAAAGAAGAGCTCGTGGATATCGGAATATTACAAATTTTATCAACATGATTTACTTTATTTCCTCTAAATTGAAATTCAATTACCCACAGTATTCCACATAG
- a CDS encoding bile acid:sodium symporter family protein, protein MEQNFITDIFLPLALAIIMLGMGLGLVPNDFKRVIRYPKAVTIGLINQVILLPLIAYLLLSMFSLKPELAVGVMLLSACPGGPTSNLISHLAKGDVALSVTLTAVTTFVTMFSIPLIVNFSIVHFMPSGEAVTLPIGGTILKLTTIAVVPVILGMMIKKFAPTLSRKADKPVRIMSAVFLVLIIAGAILKERSNVMEYFALAGPVTLLLNILTLATGFLSAKLFKVNHRQSITVTVESGIQNGTLAIAIGASMLKNVPMTIPPAIYSLIMFFTAGIVIALALRNKEIVKPATT, encoded by the coding sequence ATGGAACAGAACTTTATTACGGATATTTTTCTTCCGCTTGCGTTGGCAATTATCATGCTTGGGATGGGGCTAGGGCTTGTACCCAATGACTTCAAAAGAGTAATAAGATATCCTAAGGCTGTTACGATTGGACTAATTAACCAGGTAATTTTACTGCCGCTCATCGCCTACCTTCTTCTCAGCATGTTCTCTTTAAAACCAGAACTTGCTGTAGGTGTAATGCTTTTATCAGCCTGCCCAGGAGGTCCGACGTCCAATCTTATCAGTCACCTCGCAAAAGGAGATGTTGCATTGTCCGTTACGCTGACCGCTGTTACCACTTTTGTTACCATGTTCAGCATTCCACTTATTGTAAATTTTTCCATTGTACACTTTATGCCATCAGGGGAAGCTGTGACCCTACCTATCGGTGGAACCATACTCAAACTGACAACCATTGCAGTTGTACCGGTAATCCTTGGCATGATGATCAAGAAGTTTGCTCCTACCCTTTCGAGAAAAGCAGACAAACCTGTTAGGATCATGTCCGCCGTTTTTCTGGTACTGATCATCGCCGGGGCTATCTTAAAGGAGAGAAGCAATGTTATGGAATATTTTGCACTGGCAGGCCCAGTTACATTACTGCTGAACATACTTACGCTTGCTACAGGCTTCTTGTCTGCAAAATTGTTTAAAGTTAACCACCGACAAAGCATAACAGTGACCGTTGAATCAGGAATACAGAATGGCACCCTAGCGATAGCCATTGGTGCTTCAATGCTGAAAAATGTACCGATGACCATTCCGCCGGCCATTTACAGCCTTATTATGTTTTTTACCGCTGGCATTGTGATAGCGCTTGCGTTGCGCAACAAAGAAATTGTTAAGCCTGCAACAACGTAG
- a CDS encoding pseudouridine synthase, with protein sequence MAHQKNRRGGKPAQRNTGKPGFSGRKNTKPGKSDQGKPERKVSKLRALREENISQKNNRSSNFRKSPNFRSRRPAAQNLAQQNNSDEIRLNKYIANAGICSRRDADELIIEGRIKVNDQVVNQLGYKVKPTDKVQYKNKSLRPERPIYLLLNKPKDFITTLDDPDNRKTVMDLVGRACKERIFPVGRLDRNTTGLLLMTNDGELAQKLTHPSKRIKKIYHVRLSRPIAKNHFELIKAGINLEDGPVKPDDIEIISADKKELGIEVHEGRNRLIRRIFEHFEYDIQYLDRVMYAGLTKKDLPRGKFRFLDEREIGHLKMMS encoded by the coding sequence ATGGCACATCAAAAAAACAGAAGAGGGGGGAAACCTGCTCAAAGAAACACCGGAAAACCAGGTTTTTCTGGAAGAAAAAACACCAAACCAGGCAAATCTGACCAAGGCAAGCCAGAAAGAAAAGTTTCCAAGCTTAGGGCGCTAAGAGAAGAGAATATCAGTCAAAAAAACAACCGTTCATCTAACTTTCGAAAATCACCAAATTTTAGAAGTAGGAGACCTGCTGCGCAAAACCTGGCCCAACAAAACAACTCAGATGAAATCCGGCTGAACAAATACATCGCCAATGCAGGTATTTGTTCCAGACGAGATGCTGACGAACTGATTATAGAAGGAAGAATTAAAGTCAATGATCAAGTTGTCAACCAATTGGGATATAAAGTAAAACCAACTGATAAGGTTCAGTATAAAAACAAGTCTTTAAGGCCAGAAAGACCTATATATTTATTGCTGAACAAGCCCAAAGACTTTATTACCACACTAGACGATCCCGACAACAGAAAAACTGTTATGGACCTGGTAGGCCGAGCTTGTAAAGAAAGGATTTTTCCAGTAGGAAGGCTAGATAGAAATACAACCGGGCTCCTACTCATGACCAACGACGGTGAATTGGCACAAAAGTTAACGCACCCTTCTAAAAGGATTAAAAAAATATACCACGTAAGGTTGTCCAGGCCAATAGCTAAAAATCACTTTGAGCTTATCAAAGCTGGCATTAATTTGGAAGACGGCCCGGTAAAGCCAGATGATATTGAAATCATATCTGCCGACAAAAAAGAATTGGGCATTGAAGTGCACGAAGGTAGAAACCGGCTCATTAGGCGTATTTTTGAGCATTTTGAGTATGATATCCAATACCTAGACCGGGTAATGTATGCCGGCCTTACCAAAAAAGACCTACCAAGAGGCAAGTTCCGCTTTTTAGATGAAAGGGAAATAGGTCACTTAAAAATGATGTCTTAA
- the scpB gene encoding SMC-Scp complex subunit ScpB → MDFLSNHIESLIFCSSDPLKVTEIKQCLNEMFEAEVPESDITEALENLLKKYEQDEYPFCIYKSGGGYQFLTKPAYQASISIMLKQKSKKRLSTSALETLAIIAYKQPISKAGIEQIRGVNCDYTVQKLLEKELVEIKGKADTPGRPLLYGTSEKFMDYFGINSLKDLPMPKDFKVEDNEIGDNKED, encoded by the coding sequence TTGGACTTTCTTTCAAACCATATCGAAAGTTTAATCTTTTGCTCAAGCGATCCGCTAAAAGTAACAGAGATCAAGCAATGCCTCAATGAAATGTTTGAAGCAGAAGTTCCTGAATCCGATATTACCGAAGCGCTTGAAAATTTATTAAAAAAATACGAGCAGGACGAGTACCCATTTTGCATTTACAAAAGCGGAGGAGGATACCAGTTCCTGACAAAACCTGCATATCAGGCAAGTATCAGTATTATGTTGAAGCAGAAATCAAAAAAAAGACTGTCTACTTCAGCATTGGAAACACTTGCTATTATAGCTTATAAGCAGCCCATTTCAAAGGCTGGTATTGAACAGATCCGTGGCGTAAATTGCGATTACACGGTTCAAAAATTGCTTGAAAAAGAGCTGGTTGAAATAAAAGGCAAAGCGGATACGCCCGGCAGACCACTTTTGTACGGCACCAGTGAAAAATTTATGGACTATTTTGGAATAAATAGTTTAAAAGATCTGCCTATGCCAAAAGACTTCAAAGTTGAAGACAATGAGATAGGCGACAATAAAGAAGACTAA
- a CDS encoding TraR/DksA C4-type zinc finger protein, with product MSQEEKLRYSEEELKEFQTIIEDKLEKAKKELNYMKEALSRKNDSGTDTTAGTLKLLEDGADTLEKESFTQLAARQQKFVQQLEKAMARIKNGTYGICIETNKLIPKERLRAVPHTQHSIEAKLNRKD from the coding sequence ATGAGTCAGGAAGAAAAACTCAGATATTCGGAAGAGGAACTAAAAGAATTCCAAACTATTATAGAAGACAAGCTGGAAAAAGCTAAAAAAGAGCTAAATTACATGAAAGAAGCTCTAAGCAGAAAAAATGATTCGGGCACGGATACAACAGCCGGAACATTAAAACTTCTGGAAGATGGTGCTGACACATTAGAAAAGGAAAGTTTTACGCAACTAGCGGCCAGACAGCAAAAATTTGTCCAGCAGTTAGAGAAAGCCATGGCCAGGATCAAAAATGGCACCTATGGTATATGCATCGAAACTAACAAGTTGATACCAAAAGAAAGGCTAAGAGCTGTACCTCATACACAACATTCAATAGAAGCAAAATTAAATAGAAAAGATTAA
- a CDS encoding lamin tail domain-containing protein: MKPICLVFLLLFIFIKTYSQTEGSLADTNFLTNPTWTGDTDYFIFHDHEYIQSNGPKESTEIYLSTESQVLENTEWQFHTSFAFNPSSSNYIKIYLASDSPNLTEPLNGYYIKLGGIPGDQDAIELYRQEGDISHKIIEGIPGNVGNSQNDVRIKVVRDSRGHWYIYSDITGGSDFIFEGSGRDDTFTYAKWFGLSFTHTTTRRSLFHFRDFSIRTAPFLLTEVKQEDNKTLKLSFTSQPDSQTISKEKFYLQSIGNPQEVMTNVGSALEIRLQYDQAFPPGQYLLKVKNIKDTDGRELVPPFRFPINLLHHYSYGDILITEIHPNPNPPVALPNEEFVELFNNTSDEINLENFTYADRSVTAILPSYNLEAGERVILCRAAAQQAYEAFGKTLALERWPRLNITGDKLWLRDPAGNLIFNLHYHPSWYKDREKSDGGWSLEMKNTAYHCIGKENWAASTDPTGGTPGNINSLEKQNLPIPQLHVNDLKILDTANINIGLNIKPDTSEINSSNFSILYRNHKVIPTYKEEEITVQISPPLELNLPYQFSIANLSDCAGKPAKDTLINLIIPDIADSLDIIINEVLFNPPNGGREFVEIYNKSNKFIDLQHWEIANIRNGEIAVRRTISDRPLLFAPYSYLVLTTDLDLLLEFYPNTIAENVVLLNTLPSIPNSSGAIAIIDNTGKMCDRFDYSESYHFPLLHNKRGVSLERISFFAPTNTPDNWFSASESVGFATPGFKNSQKSTNKTEKLFSVEPKSFSPNGDGYNDFTTINYALDFSGAMANITIYDSHGRKVKELVKNAILGKEGFFQWDGTNEQKAKVNTGYYLVYIEVSNMSGQVISYKETVAVGTRFGRN; the protein is encoded by the coding sequence ATGAAACCTATTTGTCTCGTTTTTCTGCTTTTATTCATTTTTATTAAAACATACTCCCAGACTGAAGGCTCTTTAGCAGATACTAATTTTTTAACAAACCCAACCTGGACGGGCGACACTGATTATTTTATTTTTCATGACCATGAATACATACAAAGCAATGGCCCTAAGGAATCAACAGAAATTTACCTTAGTACAGAAAGTCAAGTCCTTGAAAATACAGAATGGCAATTTCATACAAGCTTTGCCTTCAACCCCAGTAGTTCAAATTATATAAAAATATACCTTGCAAGCGACTCTCCCAATCTTACAGAACCGCTCAATGGATACTATATTAAACTAGGAGGCATCCCGGGAGACCAAGACGCTATAGAACTTTACCGACAGGAAGGCGATATTTCACATAAAATAATTGAAGGCATTCCCGGAAATGTTGGCAACAGCCAAAATGACGTCAGAATAAAGGTGGTGCGCGATTCGAGAGGGCATTGGTATATTTACTCAGATATCACAGGCGGATCAGACTTTATATTTGAAGGCAGTGGAAGAGATGATACTTTTACCTACGCAAAATGGTTTGGTCTATCTTTCACGCATACTACCACCCGGCGATCTCTGTTCCACTTCAGGGATTTTTCTATCCGGACAGCTCCATTTTTGCTCACAGAAGTAAAACAGGAAGATAACAAAACATTAAAATTAAGCTTCACCAGCCAGCCTGATAGTCAAACTATTTCGAAAGAAAAGTTCTACTTACAGAGTATAGGAAATCCACAAGAAGTAATGACCAACGTTGGATCAGCGCTAGAGATCAGATTACAATATGACCAAGCATTTCCCCCTGGCCAATATCTGCTTAAGGTGAAAAACATAAAAGACACAGACGGAAGGGAACTGGTACCGCCTTTCCGTTTTCCTATCAACCTGTTGCACCATTACAGTTATGGAGACATACTAATAACAGAGATCCACCCGAACCCCAATCCTCCTGTAGCACTTCCCAATGAAGAGTTTGTGGAACTGTTCAACAACACTTCGGATGAAATAAACCTCGAGAACTTCACCTATGCTGACCGATCGGTTACAGCCATACTCCCATCATACAATTTAGAAGCTGGTGAGCGGGTCATTTTATGCAGGGCCGCAGCACAACAAGCTTATGAAGCATTTGGCAAAACCTTAGCGCTAGAAAGATGGCCTAGATTAAATATAACTGGAGATAAACTGTGGCTCAGAGACCCGGCTGGAAATTTGATTTTCAACCTCCACTATCACCCTTCCTGGTATAAGGACAGGGAAAAATCTGATGGCGGGTGGTCACTGGAAATGAAAAATACCGCATACCACTGTATAGGCAAAGAAAACTGGGCTGCATCTACAGATCCTACAGGAGGGACTCCTGGAAACATCAATAGTTTGGAAAAACAAAACTTACCCATACCCCAGCTTCACGTCAATGACTTAAAAATACTAGATACAGCAAATATCAATATTGGCTTAAACATAAAACCAGACACTTCCGAGATCAACAGCTCGAACTTTTCCATTTTATACCGAAACCATAAAGTGATTCCCACTTATAAAGAAGAAGAAATCACGGTCCAAATATCCCCTCCACTTGAGCTAAACCTACCTTATCAATTTTCCATAGCAAACCTATCAGATTGTGCCGGGAAACCTGCAAAAGATACTTTAATTAACCTGATCATACCAGATATTGCAGATTCATTAGATATCATAATCAACGAAGTGTTGTTTAACCCACCCAATGGAGGAAGGGAGTTTGTCGAGATTTACAATAAGTCAAACAAATTTATTGATTTACAACACTGGGAAATTGCCAATATCAGGAATGGTGAAATAGCGGTAAGAAGGACTATTTCAGACCGCCCCCTACTCTTTGCGCCTTACTCCTACCTCGTCTTGACCACAGACTTAGACCTGTTGCTGGAATTCTACCCAAATACCATTGCCGAAAATGTTGTCCTACTAAATACCTTGCCCTCTATTCCCAACAGCTCGGGAGCCATTGCCATTATAGACAACACAGGAAAAATGTGTGACCGTTTCGACTACTCGGAGAGTTACCACTTCCCACTATTACACAATAAACGTGGCGTATCGCTTGAAAGAATTTCTTTTTTTGCCCCAACCAATACCCCTGACAACTGGTTCTCGGCATCTGAATCCGTAGGATTTGCTACCCCAGGATTTAAAAACTCTCAGAAAAGCACTAACAAAACAGAAAAGTTATTTTCTGTAGAACCTAAATCTTTTTCACCCAACGGCGATGGATATAATGACTTTACCACAATCAACTATGCCTTAGATTTTAGTGGCGCCATGGCCAATATAACCATATATGACAGTCATGGGCGAAAAGTAAAAGAGCTAGTAAAAAATGCCATCCTTGGCAAAGAGGGTTTCTTTCAATGGGACGGCACTAACGAACAAAAGGCAAAGGTAAACACTGGCTACTATCTTGTTTATATCGAAGTTTCAAATATGTCAGGCCAGGTGATTTCATATAAAGAAACAGTTGCTGTCGGAACACGGTTTGGTCGAAATTAG
- a CDS encoding aspartate-semialdehyde dehydrogenase produces MKIAIVGATGLVGSELLKVLEERNFPVTELIPVASERSVGKILKFKGKDVKVVGMESAISMKPAVAIFSAGGGTSLEWAPKFAEAGITVVDNSSAWRMDPTKKLVVPEINAKELTKDDKIIANPNCSTIQMVLPLDTLHKAYKIKRVVVSTYQSVTGTGKDAVDQLMNERKGIDGPMAYPYKIDLNVLPHIDVFQENGYTKEEMKMIKETNKILGDDSIKVTATTVRIPVMGGHSESVNVEFEKDFTVEDVRSLLAKTDGVIVEDDVANLKYPMPLNAHNRDEVFVGRIRRDESQANTLNMWIVADNLRKGAATNAVQIAEYLYKNDLV; encoded by the coding sequence ATGAAAATTGCAATTGTAGGTGCTACCGGACTGGTAGGCAGTGAACTGTTAAAAGTACTGGAGGAAAGAAATTTTCCCGTTACGGAATTAATTCCTGTTGCTTCTGAAAGATCTGTAGGTAAGATATTGAAGTTTAAGGGTAAGGACGTAAAGGTTGTTGGTATGGAAAGTGCAATAAGCATGAAGCCTGCCGTTGCTATTTTCTCTGCAGGTGGCGGTACTTCTTTGGAGTGGGCTCCAAAATTTGCGGAAGCAGGAATTACTGTGGTTGATAACTCTTCTGCCTGGAGAATGGATCCGACCAAAAAGCTTGTTGTTCCTGAGATAAATGCTAAAGAGCTTACCAAAGATGATAAGATTATCGCAAATCCTAACTGCTCTACTATTCAAATGGTGCTGCCTTTGGATACCTTGCACAAGGCATATAAAATCAAACGTGTGGTAGTCTCTACTTATCAGTCTGTAACTGGTACTGGTAAAGATGCTGTAGACCAATTGATGAACGAGAGGAAAGGGATAGATGGGCCAATGGCTTATCCTTATAAAATTGACTTAAACGTTTTGCCTCATATAGATGTATTCCAAGAAAATGGATATACAAAAGAAGAAATGAAGATGATCAAGGAAACAAACAAAATCCTTGGTGATGATAGCATAAAAGTAACTGCAACTACGGTGAGGATACCTGTTATGGGCGGTCACTCAGAATCAGTGAACGTCGAATTTGAAAAAGACTTTACAGTAGAAGACGTAAGGTCGCTTTTGGCTAAAACTGATGGAGTAATTGTCGAAGATGATGTGGCTAATTTAAAATATCCAATGCCTTTAAATGCACATAACCGTGATGAGGTATTTGTAGGAAGGATCAGAAGGGATGAAAGTCAGGCTAATACCTTAAATATGTGGATTGTGGCAGATAACTTAAGGAAAGGTGCTGCTACCAATGCTGTTCAAATTGCAGAATATCTATACAAGAACGACTTAGTTTAA
- a CDS encoding ROK family protein, whose amino-acid sequence MHKIGIDLGGTKIEGIVLDHENQEIARKRIATEQEKGYDHILNNINTLYQHLAQQTEHKPHTFGIGTPGSISKSTGLMKNANTVCLNGKPFGKDLQAILKREVTIENDANCFAMAEAIMGAGKGHTSVFGVIMGTGCGGGIVFNEKIYKGLHENAGEWGHMTINPAGPECYCGKRGCVETYISGGGLEKVYASKYQLNKKLPHIVEDYKKGEVHAKETMEAFFQHFGIALSNLINILDPDVVVLGGGVSNIDELYTEGIAQVKKYIFNDELKTSIVKNKCGDSAGVWGAALAGI is encoded by the coding sequence ATGCATAAAATCGGAATTGACCTAGGCGGGACAAAAATTGAAGGGATTGTTCTAGACCATGAAAACCAAGAAATAGCTCGAAAGCGCATAGCGACAGAGCAAGAGAAAGGGTACGACCATATCCTTAACAATATCAACACCCTATACCAACACCTTGCTCAACAGACAGAGCATAAACCGCACACCTTTGGTATCGGAACGCCAGGTTCCATATCTAAATCCACAGGCTTAATGAAAAACGCCAACACGGTATGTCTGAACGGTAAACCTTTTGGCAAAGACCTGCAAGCAATTTTAAAAAGGGAAGTTACCATTGAAAATGATGCTAACTGTTTTGCCATGGCAGAAGCCATTATGGGCGCAGGAAAAGGACATACGTCCGTTTTTGGAGTAATTATGGGAACAGGCTGTGGCGGCGGTATAGTGTTCAATGAAAAAATTTATAAAGGACTACACGAAAATGCTGGAGAATGGGGACATATGACCATTAATCCAGCTGGTCCTGAGTGCTACTGCGGAAAAAGAGGATGTGTAGAAACATACATTTCCGGCGGTGGACTGGAAAAAGTATATGCAAGCAAATACCAGCTCAACAAAAAACTACCACACATAGTAGAGGACTATAAAAAAGGAGAAGTCCATGCCAAAGAAACAATGGAAGCCTTTTTTCAACATTTCGGAATAGCATTATCAAACCTAATTAACATTCTTGATCCTGATGTGGTTGTTTTAGGGGGCGGAGTATCTAATATAGATGAACTTTACACAGAAGGCATTGCACAAGTAAAAAAGTACATATTCAATGATGAACTAAAAACATCTATTGTAAAAAATAAGTGTGGCGATTCGGCAGGTGTATGGGGTGCAGCCTTGGCAGGAATTTAA